One genomic region from Pseudoduganella dura encodes:
- a CDS encoding histidine kinase famiy protein: protein MSTGREKNDASVPTELQADGRVIGKLACGELEGNAVSTLGNPGVRHWQATYLDHADLADRGNIFFAAVEMTRMPMLITDPNQPDDPIVFVNGAFLDLTGYEERQVVGRNCRMLQGHDTDPRTVAEVRDALRGQRAVAVDILNYKADGTPFWNALFIGPIFDKAGKLLYFFASQMDITQRRIHEQSYLQAQKMEAIGQLTAGLAHDFNNLLQVVNGNLELAQRLLDNKAQALQAIGRAQRAAMKGGALTQQLLTFARKQRLDPRRINLNALVLEFSEMLVRTLGQEIRLQLDLRPGLPACVLDPTHLEMALLNVLINARDAMGTGGEVTVGTSLIGDPRKVAGHHLPPGQYVAICVVDRGSGMTAEVLRRATEPFFTTKGPGTGLGLAMVHGFVQQSHGKMEIDSAPGAGTTVRMIFPVAEQEAAAPPAMAENRAGPGKGKAKILLVDDYEDVRQLGQAMLEAHGYAIVTAASGEEALQLLEQHADVDLLFSDVIMPGGMTGLQLADEARRQRPGLPILLATGYMEQLPDARHPAFPVLPKPYRESELLGRIADALAGHGARPHPASV from the coding sequence ATGTCGACCGGACGGGAGAAGAACGACGCCAGCGTGCCCACCGAACTGCAGGCGGACGGCCGCGTCATCGGCAAGCTTGCGTGCGGCGAACTGGAAGGCAATGCGGTATCCACGCTGGGCAATCCCGGCGTGCGCCACTGGCAGGCCACCTACCTGGACCACGCGGACCTGGCCGACCGCGGCAATATCTTCTTTGCCGCCGTCGAGATGACGCGGATGCCGATGCTGATCACCGATCCCAACCAGCCGGACGATCCGATCGTGTTCGTCAACGGCGCCTTCCTCGACCTCACCGGCTATGAGGAACGGCAGGTGGTGGGCCGCAACTGCCGCATGCTGCAGGGGCACGACACCGATCCGCGCACGGTGGCCGAAGTGCGCGACGCGCTGCGCGGGCAGCGCGCGGTGGCCGTCGACATCCTGAACTACAAGGCCGACGGCACGCCGTTCTGGAATGCGCTGTTCATCGGCCCCATCTTCGACAAGGCCGGCAAGCTGCTGTATTTCTTCGCCTCGCAGATGGACATCACGCAGCGCCGCATCCATGAGCAATCCTACCTGCAGGCACAGAAGATGGAAGCGATCGGCCAGTTGACGGCCGGCCTGGCGCACGACTTCAACAACCTGCTGCAGGTCGTCAACGGCAACCTCGAACTGGCCCAGCGCCTGCTCGACAACAAGGCCCAGGCGCTGCAGGCGATCGGCCGCGCGCAGCGCGCCGCGATGAAAGGCGGCGCGCTGACCCAGCAGCTGCTCACATTCGCCCGCAAGCAGCGGCTGGACCCGCGCCGCATCAACCTGAACGCGCTGGTGCTCGAATTTTCCGAAATGCTGGTGCGCACGCTCGGGCAGGAAATCCGGCTGCAACTGGACCTGCGGCCGGGCCTGCCGGCCTGCGTGCTGGATCCCACCCACCTCGAGATGGCCCTCCTTAACGTGCTGATCAATGCCCGCGACGCGATGGGCACCGGCGGCGAGGTCACCGTCGGCACATCGCTGATCGGCGACCCGCGCAAGGTCGCCGGCCACCACCTGCCGCCGGGGCAGTACGTGGCGATCTGCGTCGTGGACCGCGGCAGCGGCATGACAGCGGAAGTACTGCGGCGCGCGACCGAGCCGTTCTTCACGACGAAGGGCCCGGGAACCGGACTGGGCCTGGCGATGGTGCACGGCTTCGTGCAGCAATCGCACGGCAAGATGGAAATCGACAGCGCGCCGGGCGCCGGCACGACCGTCAGGATGATCTTCCCCGTCGCCGAGCAGGAAGCGGCCGCGCCGCCCGCCATGGCGGAGAACCGCGCCGGGCCCGGCAAGGGCAAGGCGAAGATCCTGCTGGTCGACGACTACGAGGACGTACGGCAGCTGGGGCAGGCGATGCTGGAAGCGCACGGCTATGCGATCGTCACGGCCGCCAGCGGCGAAGAGGCGCTGCAGCTGCTGGAGCAGCATGCGGACGTGGACCTGCTGTTCTCCGACGTCATCATGCCCGGCGGGATGACGGGCCTGCAACTGGCCGACGAGGCGCGCCGGCAGCGGCCGGGCCTGCCGATCTTGCTGGCCACGGGCTACATGGAGCAGTTGCCGGATGCGCGGCACCCGGCCTTTCCCGTGCTGCCGAAACCCTACAGGGAAAGCGAACTGCTGGGCCGGATCGCCGATGCGCTGGCGGGCCATGGCGCCAGGCCGCATCCTGCCAGCGTGTAA
- a CDS encoding dienelactone hydrolase family protein codes for MSALSRLRQFAVATVMSCAVLAPCAGAPQLPLDARLNEQIVMVPAGPRMTVKLETTLYKPAGPGPFPLLIINHGKSPGDPRAQGRDRFVYMATQFVRRGYAVMVPMRTGFAQSGGTYSDFGCNMKANGYQQAGDIADVVAYAREQAFIDPDHIVIAGQSYGGLASIALSTQDLPGVRGIMNFAGGLKVHGGSCDWQGSLVSAFAEFGRRNRIETLWMYGANDSYFSPALVNRMYDAFSANGGKVQLVAYGPFKHDAHTMLGSRDGQPVWLPEVERFLRQVGMPTGQVYAVAEPAPQPRTNFAPLDDVAAVPFLPEKGRQQYKAFLTKQTPRAFAVSSSGAWGWAEEGEMPNERALAACQAASREPCRLYSVDDYVVWGDVAEQPKDTMTGRTD; via the coding sequence GTGTCCGCCCTGTCCAGACTCCGCCAGTTCGCCGTTGCCACCGTCATGTCGTGCGCCGTGCTGGCACCGTGCGCCGGCGCCCCGCAACTGCCGCTGGATGCCCGCCTCAACGAACAGATCGTCATGGTGCCGGCCGGACCGCGGATGACCGTGAAGCTGGAAACCACGCTGTACAAGCCGGCCGGCCCCGGTCCGTTTCCGCTGTTGATCATCAATCACGGCAAGTCGCCGGGCGACCCGCGCGCGCAGGGGCGCGACCGCTTCGTCTACATGGCGACGCAGTTCGTACGGCGCGGCTATGCGGTCATGGTGCCGATGCGCACCGGCTTCGCGCAGTCGGGTGGCACCTATTCCGACTTCGGCTGCAACATGAAGGCGAACGGCTACCAGCAGGCCGGCGACATCGCCGACGTGGTGGCCTATGCGCGCGAACAGGCCTTCATCGACCCGGACCATATCGTGATCGCCGGGCAGTCGTACGGCGGGCTGGCCAGCATCGCGCTGTCGACCCAGGACCTGCCGGGCGTACGCGGCATCATGAATTTCGCCGGGGGCCTGAAGGTGCACGGCGGCAGTTGCGACTGGCAGGGGTCGCTGGTCAGCGCGTTCGCCGAATTCGGCCGCAGGAACCGCATCGAAACCCTGTGGATGTACGGCGCCAACGACAGCTATTTCAGCCCGGCGCTGGTGAACCGCATGTACGACGCGTTTTCCGCCAACGGCGGCAAGGTGCAGCTGGTGGCCTACGGCCCGTTCAAGCACGACGCCCACACGATGCTGGGCAGCCGCGACGGCCAGCCGGTATGGCTGCCGGAAGTGGAGCGCTTCCTGCGCCAGGTGGGCATGCCGACCGGGCAGGTGTACGCGGTGGCCGAACCGGCACCGCAGCCGCGCACCAACTTCGCACCGCTCGACGACGTGGCCGCCGTGCCGTTCCTGCCGGAGAAGGGACGCCAGCAATACAAGGCGTTCCTGACGAAGCAGACGCCGCGCGCCTTCGCCGTCTCGTCCAGCGGCGCGTGGGGCTGGGCCGAGGAAGGCGAAATGCCGAACGAACGCGCCCTGGCCGCCTGCCAGGCCGCCAGCCGCGAGCCGTGCAGGCTGTACTCGGTCGACGACTACGTGGTCTGGGGCGACGTGGCCGAGCAGCCGAAGGACACGATGACCGGGCGGACCGACTGA
- a CDS encoding phytanoyl-CoA dioxygenase family protein — translation MNDTRTDTDTNADGAGYDVATIMGALYGDGFTALKGAFPRDWVQRLREDIDTLFAEAQQKPGGALPRGPNRFYVEIHPERLRGFADIITHPWVVAVCTAILGPDYKIVEAGFDVPGPGALHQPWHRDFPSPAATLTGRRLDSLAFNITTVDVTEDMGPFEIAPGTQWDDLAGGNPMFPEQALWPRYEARAQRKLAQMGDISARSALTIHRGTANRSDKSRPVFVLGVDAPDGTNADKHDLQVTRAYWDSLPEDVRRHLSCRVVDRLETVVQGHAIEGLLTGAPAPTMG, via the coding sequence ATGAACGATACCCGCACTGATACTGACACCAACGCCGACGGCGCCGGCTACGACGTGGCCACGATCATGGGCGCGCTGTATGGCGATGGTTTCACCGCGCTGAAAGGCGCGTTCCCGCGCGACTGGGTGCAACGGCTGCGCGAAGACATCGACACGCTGTTCGCCGAGGCGCAGCAGAAGCCGGGCGGCGCGCTGCCGCGCGGGCCGAACCGCTTCTATGTGGAGATCCACCCGGAACGGCTGCGCGGCTTTGCCGACATCATCACCCACCCCTGGGTGGTCGCCGTGTGCACCGCGATCCTGGGGCCGGACTACAAGATCGTCGAAGCCGGCTTCGACGTGCCGGGCCCCGGCGCATTGCACCAGCCGTGGCACCGCGATTTCCCGTCTCCCGCGGCCACGCTGACCGGCCGCCGGCTCGATTCGCTGGCGTTCAACATCACCACGGTCGACGTGACCGAGGACATGGGCCCGTTCGAGATCGCGCCCGGCACCCAGTGGGACGATCTGGCGGGCGGCAATCCGATGTTCCCGGAACAGGCGCTGTGGCCCCGCTACGAGGCGCGTGCCCAGCGCAAGCTGGCGCAGATGGGCGACATCTCGGCACGCTCGGCGCTGACGATCCACCGCGGCACGGCGAACCGGTCCGACAAGTCGCGTCCCGTGTTCGTGCTCGGCGTGGACGCGCCGGATGGCACCAACGCCGACAAGCACGACCTGCAGGTCACGCGCGCTTACTGGGACAGCCTGCCGGAAGACGTGCGGCGGCACTTGTCGTGCCGGGTCGTCGACCGGCTCGAAACGGTGGTGCAGGGCCACGCGATCGAGGGCTTGCTGACGGGGGCGCCGGCGCCGACGATGGGGTAG
- a CDS encoding SOS response-associated peptidase, with the protein MTRLHRVPAVRGGRVACCYDGNMCGRFDQNDIARRYVAAFGWADAVYDSEARPTFNAAPGTYRPVLHLVDGKLHVDDLHWGYRASWAADKLPVSVNARIEKITNNYWGRLLKSGRAVVPANGWYEWTGAKGKRQPWHIHRKDGEPLFMLALASFAPLRDDDPAHKAESGFVLVTADAEGGMLDVHDRRPVVLNAADAATWLDPDLPREQAEMLARQMALEPDAFAWYRVSTEVNYAGRDGAHLAEALAEPPADEDTP; encoded by the coding sequence GTGACCCGGCTGCACCGCGTGCCTGCGGTGCGCGGCGGCCGGGTGGCATGCTGCTACGATGGCAACATGTGTGGACGATTCGATCAAAATGACATCGCGCGGCGCTACGTCGCCGCCTTCGGCTGGGCCGACGCCGTCTATGACAGCGAGGCCCGGCCGACCTTCAACGCGGCGCCCGGCACGTACCGCCCGGTGCTGCATCTCGTGGACGGCAAGCTGCACGTCGACGATCTGCACTGGGGCTACCGGGCCTCGTGGGCGGCCGACAAGCTGCCCGTGTCCGTCAACGCGCGCATCGAGAAGATCACCAACAACTACTGGGGCCGCCTGCTGAAGAGCGGCCGCGCCGTCGTGCCGGCCAATGGCTGGTACGAGTGGACCGGCGCGAAGGGCAAGCGGCAGCCGTGGCACATCCACCGCAAGGATGGGGAGCCGCTGTTCATGCTGGCGCTGGCCAGCTTCGCCCCGCTGCGCGACGACGACCCGGCGCACAAGGCCGAATCCGGCTTCGTGCTGGTGACGGCCGATGCCGAAGGCGGCATGCTCGACGTGCACGACCGCCGCCCCGTGGTGCTGAACGCCGCCGATGCCGCCACCTGGCTCGACCCCGACCTGCCGCGCGAACAGGCCGAAATGCTGGCGCGGCAGATGGCGCTGGAACCGGATGCCTTCGCGTGGTACCGCGTCAGCACCGAGGTCAATTACGCGGGCCGCGACGGCGCGCATCTGGCCGAGGCTCTCGCCGAGCCGCCGGCCGACGAGGACACCCCATGA
- the trxC gene encoding thioredoxin TrxC, translating into MTTSLHIVCPHCDAVNRVPDERLGEGPTCGKCQLGLFTGQPVDLSNARFQKHIERSDIPVLVDFWAPWCGPCRTMAPFYAQAAQRLEPRVRVVKVDTEANQDLGARYAIRSIPTLALFRGGREVARQPGAMDAGNILAWVQQQLNR; encoded by the coding sequence ATGACCACGTCACTGCACATCGTCTGCCCGCATTGCGATGCCGTCAACCGGGTGCCGGACGAACGCCTGGGCGAGGGCCCCACGTGCGGCAAATGCCAGCTCGGGCTGTTCACCGGCCAGCCCGTCGACCTGTCGAACGCGCGTTTCCAGAAGCATATCGAACGCAGCGATATCCCGGTGCTCGTCGACTTCTGGGCGCCCTGGTGCGGCCCGTGCCGGACGATGGCGCCGTTCTATGCGCAGGCCGCGCAGCGGCTCGAGCCGCGCGTGCGCGTGGTCAAGGTGGACACCGAGGCCAACCAGGACCTGGGCGCGCGCTACGCGATCCGCAGCATTCCCACGCTGGCGCTGTTCCGCGGCGGGCGGGAGGTGGCGCGCCAGCCGGGTGCAATGGATGCGGGCAATATACTGGCCTGGGTGCAGCAGCAGTTGAACCGGTAA
- a CDS encoding HAD-IA family hydrolase: MTNPPTQFPASSTASSTANPPSFTHLISDCDGVLIDSEAVALAALADYLSPLHADREALTALIRPRLGLKLEALVLGVCAELGLPEPTVPDLAVMRSVVEGECDRKAQAIPGVREAYAAIPLSKAVASNSRHARVQALLGRTGLAPLFDGGIYTADIAGRPKPDPAVYLAAAAGMGAAPSRCIVIEDSVTGVHAAVAAGATVLGYGGGEHSPAGQAQLLRDAGAAHVFGTMAELPALVARLRDAG, encoded by the coding sequence ATGACGAATCCTCCCACGCAATTCCCTGCGAGTTCGACCGCGAGTTCGACCGCAAATCCGCCCTCCTTCACCCACCTGATTTCCGACTGCGACGGCGTGCTGATCGACAGCGAAGCGGTGGCGCTGGCGGCACTGGCCGATTACCTGTCGCCGCTGCATGCGGACCGCGAGGCATTGACCGCCCTGATCAGGCCGCGCCTCGGCCTGAAGCTGGAAGCGCTGGTGCTGGGCGTGTGCGCCGAGCTGGGCCTGCCCGAACCCACCGTGCCGGACCTGGCCGTGATGCGCTCGGTGGTCGAAGGCGAATGCGACCGCAAGGCACAAGCCATCCCGGGGGTGCGTGAAGCCTACGCGGCAATTCCCCTGTCGAAGGCCGTGGCCAGCAACAGCCGCCATGCGCGGGTGCAGGCCCTGCTGGGCCGCACCGGCCTGGCGCCGCTGTTCGACGGGGGCATTTACACGGCCGACATCGCCGGCCGCCCGAAGCCCGATCCCGCCGTCTACCTGGCGGCCGCGGCGGGCATGGGCGCGGCGCCGTCGCGCTGCATCGTGATCGAGGACAGCGTCACCGGCGTGCATGCGGCGGTGGCGGCCGGCGCCACGGTGCTGGGCTACGGCGGCGGCGAGCACAGCCCTGCCGGTCAGGCACAACTGTTGCGCGACGCAGGCGCCGCCCACGTGTTCGGAACGATGGCGGAGTTGCCGGCACTGGTGGCCCGGCTGCGCGACGCCGGCTGA
- the uvrA gene encoding excinuclease ABC subunit UvrA: protein MTGKGKAGTVTVRGAREHNLKNVDVDIPRDALVVFTGVSGSGKSSLAFGTLYAEAQRRYLESVSPYARRLFHQMPVPQVDEIDGLPPAVALQQQRGTPTTRSSVGSVTTLSNSLRMLYSRAGDYPPGQELLYAESFSPNTPEGACSQCHGLGRVYEATEASMVPDDALTIRERAVAAWPTAWHGQNLRDILVTLGYDVDTPWRDLPKKVRDWILFTDEQPTVPVYAGLSPEETKRALKRKETPSYQGTFTGARKYVLQTFATTESASMKKRVARYMVSTECPACRGRRLRPEALSVTFAGHDITELARLPLQRLAQLMAPHAEGTAKVSAKERAAHPEKLIVTQRIAQDVLARLDVLLDLGLGYLALDRGTPTLSPGELQRLRLATQVRSNLFGVVYVLDEPSAGLHPADTVALLRAMARLKAAGNSLFVVEHSLDVIRHADWIVDVGPAAGEGGGHVLYSGEPAGLKVIDASQTKRYLFPAAPPPAREPRAPQGWLKLAGVTRNNLHRLSCQFPLGVMTTVTGVSGSGKSSLVSQVLVELVTRALGHEPAAEPEEEDALEQQGPATLEGRITAGLEDIRRLVRVDQKPIGRTPRSNLATYTGLFDHVRKLFAATKTAKSRRYDAGRFSFNVAKGRCDNCEGEGFVMVELLFLPSVYAPCPVCHGARYNAKTLEVQYRDRNVAEVLAMTVDAAREFFADEPALRRALDMLHDVGLGYLRLGQPATELSGGEAQRIKLATELQRAARGSMLYILDEPTTGLHPADVERLVAQLQKLVDAGNTVIAVEHDMRVVAASDWVIDIGPGAGDEGGRIVAAGPPATVAGTAESRTAPYLDGFLRGLQSQPQIQP from the coding sequence ATGACGGGCAAGGGCAAGGCAGGAACAGTCACCGTCCGGGGCGCGCGCGAACACAACCTGAAGAATGTCGACGTGGACATCCCGCGCGATGCGCTGGTCGTGTTCACCGGCGTGTCCGGCTCCGGCAAATCGTCGCTGGCGTTCGGCACGCTGTATGCCGAGGCACAGCGCCGCTATCTCGAATCGGTGTCGCCGTATGCGCGCCGGCTGTTCCACCAGATGCCGGTGCCGCAGGTCGACGAGATCGACGGCCTGCCGCCCGCGGTGGCCCTGCAGCAGCAGCGCGGCACGCCCACCACCCGGTCTTCGGTCGGCAGCGTGACCACGCTGTCCAATTCCCTGCGCATGCTGTACTCGCGCGCCGGCGATTACCCGCCCGGCCAGGAACTGCTGTATGCGGAATCGTTCTCGCCCAATACGCCGGAAGGCGCCTGCTCGCAATGCCACGGCCTGGGCCGGGTGTACGAAGCGACCGAAGCGTCGATGGTGCCGGACGATGCGCTGACGATCCGCGAGCGCGCGGTGGCCGCCTGGCCCACCGCATGGCATGGCCAGAACCTGCGCGACATCCTCGTCACGCTGGGCTACGACGTCGATACGCCGTGGCGCGACCTGCCGAAAAAAGTGCGCGACTGGATCCTGTTCACCGACGAACAGCCGACGGTGCCCGTGTACGCCGGCCTGTCCCCGGAAGAAACGAAGCGCGCGCTGAAGCGCAAGGAAACGCCGAGCTACCAGGGCACGTTCACCGGCGCGCGCAAGTACGTGCTGCAGACGTTCGCCACCACGGAAAGCGCGTCGATGAAGAAGCGCGTGGCGCGCTACATGGTCAGCACCGAGTGCCCGGCATGCCGCGGCAGGCGGCTGCGGCCCGAGGCGCTGTCCGTCACGTTCGCCGGGCACGACATCACGGAACTGGCGCGCCTGCCCCTGCAGCGGCTGGCGCAGCTGATGGCGCCGCATGCCGAAGGCACGGCGAAAGTCAGCGCGAAGGAGCGGGCGGCGCACCCGGAAAAGCTGATCGTCACCCAGCGCATCGCACAGGACGTGCTGGCGCGGCTCGACGTGCTGCTGGACCTGGGCCTGGGCTACCTGGCGCTCGACCGCGGCACCCCCACGTTGTCCCCCGGCGAGCTGCAGCGCCTGCGCCTGGCCACGCAGGTGCGCTCGAACCTGTTCGGCGTGGTCTACGTGCTCGACGAACCGTCGGCCGGGCTGCACCCGGCCGATACCGTGGCGCTGCTGCGCGCGATGGCGCGGCTGAAGGCGGCGGGCAACTCGCTGTTCGTGGTGGAGCATTCGCTCGACGTGATCCGGCACGCCGACTGGATCGTCGACGTGGGCCCGGCGGCCGGCGAGGGCGGCGGCCATGTGCTGTACAGCGGCGAACCGGCCGGCCTGAAAGTCATCGACGCATCGCAGACGAAGCGTTACCTGTTCCCGGCGGCGCCGCCGCCGGCACGCGAGCCGCGCGCACCGCAGGGCTGGCTGAAGCTGGCGGGCGTTACGCGCAACAACCTGCATCGCCTGTCGTGCCAGTTTCCGCTGGGCGTGATGACCACGGTGACGGGCGTTTCCGGCTCGGGCAAGTCGAGCCTCGTCAGCCAGGTGCTCGTCGAACTGGTCACGCGTGCGCTGGGCCACGAGCCGGCAGCAGAACCGGAAGAAGAAGACGCGCTGGAACAGCAGGGCCCGGCCACGCTGGAGGGCCGGATCACGGCGGGCCTCGAGGACATCCGGCGGCTGGTGCGCGTGGACCAGAAACCCATCGGCCGCACGCCGCGCTCGAACCTGGCCACGTACACCGGCCTGTTCGACCATGTGCGCAAGCTGTTCGCCGCGACGAAGACGGCGAAATCGCGCCGCTACGACGCCGGCCGCTTTTCGTTCAACGTGGCCAAGGGCCGCTGCGACAATTGCGAGGGCGAAGGCTTCGTGATGGTGGAACTGCTGTTCCTGCCAAGCGTGTATGCGCCATGCCCGGTATGCCACGGCGCGCGCTACAACGCCAAGACTCTCGAAGTGCAGTACCGCGACCGCAACGTGGCCGAGGTGCTGGCCATGACGGTCGACGCGGCCCGGGAATTCTTCGCCGACGAGCCGGCGCTGCGCCGCGCGCTGGACATGCTGCACGACGTGGGCCTGGGCTACCTGCGCCTGGGCCAGCCGGCCACGGAACTGTCCGGCGGCGAGGCGCAGCGGATCAAGCTGGCGACCGAACTGCAGCGCGCTGCGCGCGGCAGCATGCTGTACATCCTCGACGAGCCGACCACCGGCCTGCATCCGGCGGACGTGGAGCGGCTGGTGGCCCAGTTGCAGAAACTGGTCGATGCCGGCAATACGGTCATCGCCGTCGAGCACGACATGCGCGTGGTGGCGGCGAGCGACTGGGTGATCGATATCGGCCCCGGCGCCGGCGACGAGGGCGGGCGCATCGTGGCCGCCGGGCCGCCCGCCACAGTGGCGGGCACGGCGGAGAGCCGCACGGCGCCTTACCTGGACGGTTTCCTGCGCGGCCTTCAGAGCCAGCCGCAGATCCAGCCATAG
- a CDS encoding helix-turn-helix transcriptional regulator codes for MNTSDRILFLLKTRGPKTAQQLAGMVELTSMGARRHLEAAEEKGLVAFEDVAEKVGRPSRRWLLTDAGHARFPDRHADLTVALIDQVKALFGDEAMDRLIVSREAASEAFYRDTVGTAGALPERVAALAQARDVEGYMAEVETQPDGSLLLVENHCPICAAARVCQNFCRSELEVFRRVLGPGCSVERTEHQLSGARRCAYRIVPV; via the coding sequence ATGAACACCTCCGACCGCATCCTGTTCCTGCTGAAGACGCGGGGGCCGAAAACGGCGCAGCAGCTGGCCGGCATGGTGGAACTGACCTCGATGGGCGCGCGGCGCCATCTCGAGGCGGCCGAGGAAAAGGGGCTCGTGGCGTTCGAGGACGTGGCCGAGAAGGTGGGGCGGCCATCGCGCCGCTGGCTGCTGACCGATGCCGGCCATGCACGTTTCCCGGACCGCCATGCCGATCTCACCGTGGCGTTGATCGACCAGGTGAAGGCGCTGTTCGGCGACGAGGCGATGGACCGGCTGATCGTTTCGCGCGAGGCCGCCAGCGAAGCGTTCTACCGCGACACGGTCGGCACGGCCGGCGCGCTGCCCGAACGCGTGGCGGCGCTGGCCCAGGCGCGCGACGTGGAAGGCTACATGGCCGAAGTGGAAACGCAGCCGGACGGCAGCCTGCTGCTGGTGGAAAACCATTGCCCGATCTGTGCCGCCGCCCGCGTCTGCCAGAACTTTTGCCGCTCCGAACTGGAAGTGTTCCGGCGCGTGCTGGGCCCGGGCTGCAGCGTGGAACGCACCGAGCACCAGTTATCCGGCGCGCGGCGCTGCGCATACCGGATCGTGCCGGTATAG
- a CDS encoding YgjV family protein encodes MGDWIDFLQWPAMAASLLAAWLVASQRARRRLSGFVVFLVSNAMWITWGLHDDAWALIVLNCCLAATNVRGIVKNRNSQDTP; translated from the coding sequence ATGGGTGACTGGATCGATTTTCTGCAATGGCCGGCGATGGCCGCATCGTTGCTGGCGGCATGGCTGGTGGCGTCGCAGCGGGCGCGGCGGCGCCTTTCCGGGTTCGTGGTCTTCCTGGTCAGTAACGCGATGTGGATCACCTGGGGCCTGCATGACGACGCCTGGGCGCTCATCGTATTAAACTGCTGCCTGGCCGCCACGAACGTTCGCGGCATCGTCAAGAACCGCAATTCACAGGATACGCCATGA
- a CDS encoding MFS transporter, which translates to MNHLLLLSAACLLALLSTVGASLPYPILPPLFASGTVNGLNTFMGLPPKLLFGIALTVNPLGLLIGATLLGPLSDRYGRRRILLATAYGAAAGHALTAWALVLESFPLFVLARFATGLLEGNGSVCRALIAEKFTGAERARGLSLVNGAFHLGWLVGPMLAGLTLGFGIVVPFAAAIAALVLAGVLAALALPREAASAETTSLWHVARHRHSLNLLRHAEPRTLFFIQLAGFCGVAAFYEFYPLWLVEEGRYDAARIALINMTMCGIMTAASVVAGRYAGGDALRRAGWFAWGIALAVGCVAVGNLWTGLAAIALFGIPNAFFNATVQPWAAERFAAHGQGAVMGLMSTTFCLATILMALLGSVLVLVDTRLVLAVGAAASLWAGWRLHNWRHELAPALKGIG; encoded by the coding sequence ATGAACCATCTACTCCTCCTTTCGGCGGCCTGCCTCCTGGCGCTGCTGTCCACGGTCGGTGCATCGCTGCCGTACCCGATCCTGCCGCCGCTGTTCGCCTCCGGCACCGTCAATGGCCTGAATACGTTCATGGGCCTGCCGCCGAAGCTGCTGTTCGGCATCGCGCTGACCGTCAATCCACTGGGCCTGCTGATCGGCGCCACCCTGCTGGGTCCGCTCTCGGACCGCTACGGGCGCCGCCGGATCCTGCTCGCCACGGCATACGGCGCCGCGGCGGGGCATGCGCTGACGGCCTGGGCGCTGGTGCTGGAATCCTTCCCGCTGTTCGTGCTGGCGCGCTTCGCGACCGGCCTGCTGGAAGGTAACGGTTCGGTGTGCCGCGCGCTGATCGCGGAAAAGTTTACCGGCGCCGAGCGGGCCCGCGGCCTGTCGCTGGTCAATGGCGCCTTCCACCTGGGCTGGCTGGTGGGCCCGATGCTGGCCGGGCTCACGCTGGGCTTCGGCATCGTGGTGCCGTTCGCCGCCGCGATCGCCGCGCTGGTGCTGGCAGGAGTGCTGGCCGCGCTCGCCCTCCCGCGCGAGGCCGCATCGGCCGAGACCACGTCGCTGTGGCACGTGGCGCGCCATCGCCATTCGCTGAACCTGCTGCGCCACGCCGAGCCGCGTACGCTGTTCTTCATCCAGCTGGCAGGCTTTTGCGGCGTGGCCGCGTTCTACGAGTTCTACCCGTTGTGGCTGGTGGAAGAGGGCCGGTACGATGCCGCGCGGATCGCGCTGATCAACATGACGATGTGCGGCATCATGACGGCCGCTTCCGTCGTGGCCGGGCGCTACGCCGGCGGCGATGCGCTGCGCCGCGCCGGCTGGTTCGCGTGGGGCATCGCGCTGGCGGTAGGCTGCGTCGCCGTCGGCAACCTGTGGACAGGGCTGGCGGCCATCGCCCTGTTCGGCATCCCCAACGCGTTCTTCAATGCGACCGTGCAGCCGTGGGCGGCCGAACGGTTCGCCGCCCACGGGCAGGGCGCCGTGATGGGCCTGATGTCGACCACCTTCTGCCTGGCCACGATCCTGATGGCGCTGCTCGGCTCCGTACTCGTGCTGGTCGATACGCGCCTGGTGCTGGCAGTGGGCGCCGCGGCAAGCCTGTGGGCCGGCTGGCGGCTGCACAACTGGCGGCACGAACTGGCGCCGGCACTGAAAGGAATCGGCTGA